A single region of the Winslowiella toletana genome encodes:
- a CDS encoding reverse transcriptase domain-containing protein has protein sequence MQLTSLVSQYVTDPICYELIIQYINYSVESGGEIHTPSSVIPRGCALSPLFGGSLLHHIDDFYRSLDPHEIFYVRYMDDFLFFTRTRWQLRRNIARLAAFFDLCGFERHPDKTQSGRICNGFDWLGVWFSDCPPAIAPRALDNHIKRRMRLYEQARRQGKSDNQARQRVHMYDERWKRWTKGCLSHANRTSATRTRPDLSSLTPKSITWGKPS, from the coding sequence GTGCAGCTTACTTCGCTGGTGAGTCAATACGTAACCGATCCTATCTGTTATGAACTGATAATCCAGTACATCAATTACAGTGTGGAATCAGGTGGCGAGATACACACGCCTTCAAGCGTTATTCCGCGCGGGTGTGCGCTGAGCCCTTTGTTTGGTGGCAGTCTGCTACATCATATTGACGATTTTTACCGGAGTCTGGATCCGCATGAGATATTTTATGTCAGATACATGGATGATTTTCTGTTTTTCACTCGCACGCGCTGGCAGTTGCGGCGAAATATTGCAAGGCTGGCAGCGTTTTTTGACCTGTGTGGTTTTGAGCGACATCCCGATAAAACGCAGAGCGGGCGAATTTGCAACGGCTTTGACTGGCTGGGTGTCTGGTTTTCAGACTGCCCGCCCGCCATAGCTCCACGCGCGTTAGATAATCACATCAAAAGACGTATGCGGCTTTATGAGCAAGCTCGCCGGCAGGGCAAATCCGATAACCAAGCCCGGCAACGGGTGCATATGTATGATGAACGATGGAAGAGGTGGACAAAAGGCTGTCTGAGTCATGCTAACCGTACCTCCGCAACTCGCACTCGACCTGACTTGTCGTCCCTAACACCAAAATCAATAACATGGGGTAAACCATCATGA
- a CDS encoding fimbrial protein, with translation MPKVKKKLTLRGMASLPGVIMLLSSSLISGVNADGNTATLNITGRVLANSCTVDTSSAVQNIRLPDIGDRDLSGKGRTGGEKTIDITLKNCGEATSSVIVTASGGTDADDLSAFANTAAGGAAGVGLYFYQTDGKTLFRPDGSIKETSVLQPAVDNTLTYKAAYVSTQETVKAGSFSSVVNLRFDYQ, from the coding sequence ATGCCAAAGGTGAAAAAAAAATTGACGTTAAGGGGAATGGCCTCATTGCCTGGTGTCATTATGCTGCTGAGCAGCAGCCTGATATCCGGAGTTAACGCCGATGGCAACACCGCGACCCTCAACATCACTGGTCGCGTACTGGCTAACTCCTGCACTGTAGATACGTCTTCTGCAGTGCAGAACATCAGACTGCCTGATATCGGCGATCGAGACCTCTCAGGAAAGGGGCGAACGGGGGGCGAGAAAACAATTGATATCACCCTTAAGAACTGTGGCGAGGCGACGAGCAGCGTGATTGTTACGGCGTCAGGGGGAACAGACGCCGATGACCTCTCTGCTTTTGCAAACACGGCGGCCGGTGGCGCTGCCGGAGTTGGCCTGTATTTTTATCAGACAGACGGTAAAACTCTGTTCAGACCTGATGGCAGCATCAAAGAAACAAGCGTCCTGCAACCTGCAGTAGATAATACTCTTACGTATAAAGCGGCTTATGTCAGTACGCAGGAAACGGTAAAAGCAGGGAGTTTTAGTTCAGTTGTCAACCTGCGGTTCGATTATCAGTAA
- a CDS encoding fimbrial biogenesis usher protein, whose translation MLPAAVHAELYFAPELIASDPQMVADLSRFEKAGTQLPGTYQVDIFVNGTLVTTRDLQFIDAADHEKNAKSENNSRSDIRDKTGLMACLTRKELDSFGINTVAFPAFDDQDDTSCISPGKNIPDAYTEFDFQHMRLDISIPQAAMHKSVHGYISPERWDEGINAALLNYNFSGNTSKGSSGNSSSHYLNLNSGLNLGPWRLRDYRTWNQSSSPYSSYHQWQHIKTYAGRAIMPLRSEMVVGDSSTSGDIFDSLGFRGVQLATDDSMFPDSQRGFAPVVRGTASTNARVTIRQNGYTIYQTFVAPGAFAIDDLYPVSSSGDLEVTVTEADGVARVFTIPYSSVPVLLREGRLKYTLTAGRYRSTGDRYEDPDFFQGTLVWGLPRDVTVYGGMQYSKNYFAGLLGSGLNMGTLGAFSVDVTQADSTLADGSRHQGHSLRMLYARTLNSLGTTVQLTGYRYSSQGFHTLDETALKAMKGWLYETDELTTDGRPAQQSYTDYYNLYNSRRSKLQANISQRIGKQGSLYLSAVRQTYRNTNQTSDSLQVGFSSAIGSVNYNLNYSHSRSSGGAGSEGAAFLSLSVPLGSLIAGNRGPGNTYATYSDSRDSRGTITHQAGLSGTALEGDNLSWNASQGYGSEGGSSGSLGADYRGTYGSTRAGYSYSSGYRQVNYGLSGGALLHAGGLTLGQSLGETSVLVAAPGVSGVALENETGVRTDWRGYAIKPYASMYRENRVALDTASLDDQTEIDDAVSRVVPTRGAVVRATFKANTGSRVLMTLTHNGKLLPFGTTVTVGERGGIVGDEGQVYLSGMSESGAVKADWGSGRTCSAPYRLPEKNQDQPVVRINSICS comes from the coding sequence ATGCTACCAGCAGCCGTTCACGCTGAGCTTTATTTTGCACCGGAATTAATCGCCTCCGATCCACAAATGGTGGCAGACCTGTCTCGTTTTGAAAAGGCAGGTACACAGCTTCCGGGAACCTATCAAGTAGATATTTTCGTAAACGGAACACTTGTCACTACGCGCGATCTGCAATTTATTGATGCTGCCGACCATGAAAAAAATGCAAAGAGTGAAAATAATAGCCGTTCTGACATCCGGGACAAAACCGGACTTATGGCCTGCCTGACGCGTAAAGAACTTGATAGTTTTGGTATAAACACCGTGGCATTTCCTGCGTTCGACGACCAGGATGACACATCATGCATATCGCCGGGTAAAAATATTCCAGATGCATATACTGAATTCGATTTTCAACACATGCGTCTGGACATCAGTATCCCGCAAGCCGCCATGCACAAAAGCGTGCACGGTTATATTTCTCCTGAACGCTGGGATGAGGGAATTAATGCTGCCCTGCTTAATTACAACTTCAGCGGAAATACCAGCAAAGGCAGCAGCGGTAACAGCAGCAGTCACTATCTCAATCTCAACAGCGGCCTGAATCTGGGCCCGTGGCGACTTCGTGATTACCGGACATGGAATCAATCCAGCAGTCCTTACAGTAGCTACCATCAATGGCAGCACATCAAAACCTATGCCGGGCGGGCCATCATGCCACTGCGCAGTGAGATGGTGGTGGGTGACAGTTCAACCAGCGGCGATATATTTGACTCGCTGGGATTCCGCGGCGTGCAACTCGCAACGGATGACTCCATGTTTCCGGATAGCCAGCGAGGATTTGCACCCGTGGTACGCGGTACGGCCAGCACTAACGCCAGGGTCACCATCCGGCAGAATGGCTACACAATTTACCAGACTTTTGTGGCTCCGGGTGCCTTTGCAATTGACGATCTTTATCCCGTCAGCTCAAGCGGCGACCTTGAAGTGACTGTCACAGAGGCTGATGGTGTCGCAAGGGTATTCACCATCCCCTACTCCTCTGTTCCGGTCCTGCTGCGTGAGGGACGGCTGAAGTATACCCTGACCGCCGGACGCTACCGATCAACCGGCGACCGCTATGAAGATCCGGACTTTTTCCAGGGAACCCTGGTATGGGGACTGCCCCGTGACGTCACTGTTTATGGCGGGATGCAGTACTCAAAAAACTACTTTGCCGGGCTTCTGGGCAGCGGACTGAATATGGGGACGTTAGGTGCATTTTCAGTCGACGTCACGCAGGCCGACAGTACACTTGCTGACGGTTCTCGTCATCAGGGACATTCTCTACGCATGCTGTACGCCCGTACGCTGAACTCGCTGGGAACCACCGTACAGCTGACAGGCTATCGCTACTCTTCTCAGGGCTTTCACACGTTGGATGAAACAGCCCTGAAAGCCATGAAAGGCTGGCTTTATGAAACGGATGAGTTAACCACCGACGGCAGACCCGCTCAACAGAGCTACACGGACTATTACAACCTGTATAACAGCCGTCGTTCAAAGCTTCAGGCAAACATATCGCAGCGTATTGGTAAGCAGGGCTCGCTTTATCTCTCCGCCGTCCGGCAGACGTACCGCAATACGAACCAGACCAGCGACTCTCTTCAGGTCGGATTCAGCAGCGCCATAGGGAGCGTTAACTACAACCTGAATTACAGTCACAGCCGTTCCTCAGGCGGAGCAGGTTCAGAGGGCGCAGCGTTTTTGTCTCTGTCTGTGCCACTTGGTTCTTTGATAGCGGGCAACAGGGGGCCCGGTAACACTTACGCCACATACAGCGACAGCCGCGACAGCCGGGGGACGATTACTCATCAGGCGGGGCTCAGCGGTACCGCACTGGAGGGAGATAACCTGAGCTGGAATGCATCCCAGGGATATGGCTCAGAAGGGGGAAGCAGTGGTAGCCTGGGGGCAGATTATCGTGGCACTTATGGCAGCACGCGGGCTGGATATAGCTACAGCAGCGGCTATCGTCAGGTGAACTACGGACTATCAGGCGGCGCGCTTCTGCACGCAGGGGGGCTAACCCTCGGGCAGTCTCTGGGGGAAACCAGCGTGCTGGTCGCCGCACCCGGCGTGTCCGGTGTGGCGCTGGAGAACGAGACTGGCGTGCGTACAGACTGGAGAGGGTATGCCATTAAACCTTATGCATCAATGTACAGAGAGAATCGCGTGGCGCTGGATACGGCCTCGCTGGATGACCAAACAGAAATTGATGATGCCGTCAGCCGGGTGGTACCGACCCGCGGCGCCGTGGTCCGGGCAACCTTTAAGGCGAACACGGGCAGCCGCGTGCTGATGACGCTGACGCATAACGGAAAGCTCCTGCCGTTTGGTACGACCGTAACAGTGGGAGAACGCGGCGGCATAGTAGGCGATGAGGGGCAGGTCTATCTCTCAGGCATGTCAGAGAGCGGAGCGGTAAAAGCAGACTGGGGTAGTGGGCGCACATGCTCAGCCCCATATCGCCTGCCCGAAAAAAATCAAGACCAACCTGTAGTCAGGATCAACAGTATCTGTAGCTGA
- a CDS encoding fimbria/pilus periplasmic chaperone, translating into MSRTLFRNTLYALAISAATVASFQSSAGGITLGGTRVIYPAGQKQSTMSVRNMSDQASFMVQSWVEDADGNKSQDFIVTPPLYVSSPGNENTLRMIYAGKPVRTDQETLYYFNTKSIPSLDKKNMEGKNILMVAAVTRIKLFVRPDGLKPAIDKAPAELTFHRKGNNVSIENPTPYHITLVQIRVGDHKLPDTMVGPSNNISLPLPVGTGSNIAFRTINDFGAATPVINAVLK; encoded by the coding sequence ATGTCTCGCACCCTGTTCCGTAATACCTTATATGCCCTCGCGATCTCAGCCGCCACAGTGGCGTCATTTCAGTCATCGGCCGGAGGAATAACTCTTGGGGGAACGCGGGTTATTTACCCTGCAGGTCAGAAGCAATCCACAATGTCTGTGCGTAATATGTCAGACCAGGCAAGTTTTATGGTTCAGTCATGGGTGGAAGATGCTGATGGAAATAAAAGTCAGGATTTCATCGTGACTCCGCCACTTTACGTCAGCAGCCCCGGAAATGAAAATACCCTGAGGATGATTTATGCAGGAAAGCCGGTAAGAACCGATCAGGAAACCTTGTATTACTTCAATACGAAATCCATCCCATCGCTCGACAAAAAGAACATGGAAGGAAAAAATATTCTGATGGTAGCGGCTGTCACGCGGATAAAGCTTTTTGTTCGTCCGGATGGTCTCAAGCCCGCCATCGATAAGGCACCAGCTGAACTGACTTTTCACAGAAAAGGCAATAATGTAAGCATTGAAAATCCGACCCCTTACCATATCACGCTGGTACAAATCAGAGTCGGCGATCATAAATTGCCTGACACCATGGTAGGCCCCAGCAACAATATCTCCCTGCCACTACCGGTCGGTACTGGCAGCAATATAGCTTTCCGCACTATCAATGATTTCGGTGCCGCAACGCCGGTAATTAATGCCGTGTTGAAATAG
- a CDS encoding fimbrial protein, producing MKKNIIASLIPAVMMFGTVPAFADSVTVDGGKINFTGAVIAAPCAVDATSDGQTVVLGQIPANRLSAKGDTSSTVPFTIRLTGCDLTPDNSGDETEAVSYTSASITFNGATAGDSSTLAISSAASGAGDTTSAAKNVGLQILQNNIPVTVDGSAATAAQKIYAGANEIPFSAAYVATADGVVAGSANSTVNFQVTYE from the coding sequence ATGAAAAAAAATATTATAGCTTCTTTAATACCTGCAGTAATGATGTTTGGTACTGTTCCTGCATTTGCCGATTCTGTAACCGTTGATGGTGGTAAAATTAACTTTACCGGGGCTGTCATCGCTGCGCCGTGTGCGGTTGATGCGACGTCCGATGGACAGACGGTCGTTTTGGGGCAGATCCCAGCAAACCGCCTTTCTGCTAAAGGTGATACAAGTTCGACTGTACCATTTACCATCAGGCTTACGGGCTGTGATTTAACACCTGATAATTCCGGGGATGAAACCGAAGCTGTCAGCTACACTAGCGCTTCAATCACGTTCAATGGGGCAACCGCAGGCGACAGCTCTACTCTGGCTATCTCCTCTGCGGCAAGCGGTGCCGGTGATACGACCTCTGCTGCCAAAAACGTGGGTCTTCAGATCCTGCAAAACAATATACCAGTGACCGTTGATGGAAGCGCCGCTACAGCCGCTCAAAAAATCTATGCTGGCGCGAACGAAATCCCGTTCAGTGCAGCATATGTTGCCACTGCCGATGGCGTCGTAGCCGGCTCTGCAAACTCCACAGTTAACTTCCAGGTTACTTACGAGTAA
- a CDS encoding winged helix-turn-helix domain-containing protein gives MNYLIKNEIIYNSFDGSLRHIKDELENSIVISKIANSILLLLISRQGEVISRDMFFSEVWDKEGLISSTNTLNQYMSKLRRIFSDFFPDETIITTIPRIGYLFTKDISVSAITIKEMEVESSVSIKKKLFCLASLIIISTICVFFISDKITMKSDNSTPRLVYYHESCPVYEVSGPKSLEVNDLKDEFIHKAIFASKLSCEVNSIFYIFANKLKHINKESSVLVSRCIEGSSQKSTCVNVYFTIWK, from the coding sequence ATGAACTACCTTATTAAAAATGAAATAATTTATAATTCATTTGATGGTTCCTTAAGACATATAAAAGATGAGCTGGAAAATTCTATAGTTATTTCAAAAATAGCGAATAGTATTTTACTCTTACTCATTAGCAGGCAGGGTGAGGTTATCTCCAGAGACATGTTTTTCTCTGAGGTGTGGGACAAAGAAGGTCTGATTTCTTCGACAAACACACTAAACCAATATATGAGTAAGTTAAGAAGAATATTTTCTGATTTCTTTCCAGATGAGACGATAATTACAACTATTCCCAGGATCGGATACCTTTTTACTAAGGATATCAGTGTAAGTGCTATTACCATTAAAGAGATGGAAGTTGAATCATCAGTCAGTATAAAAAAAAAGCTTTTTTGTTTGGCTTCATTAATTATTATTTCCACAATATGTGTTTTTTTTATCAGTGATAAAATTACTATGAAATCAGATAATTCAACACCGAGATTGGTTTATTATCATGAGTCATGTCCTGTTTATGAGGTTTCAGGACCTAAAAGTCTGGAAGTAAACGATTTAAAAGATGAGTTTATTCATAAAGCTATATTTGCAAGCAAATTAAGTTGTGAAGTTAATTCAATTTTTTACATATTTGCTAACAAACTAAAACACATAAATAAAGAATCAAGTGTTTTAGTGTCCAGGTGCATTGAAGGGAGTAGTCAAAAAAGCACTTGCGTAAATGTATATTTCACTATCTGGAAATAG